The Helianthus annuus cultivar XRQ/B chromosome 16, HanXRQr2.0-SUNRISE, whole genome shotgun sequence genome includes a window with the following:
- the LOC110915255 gene encoding uncharacterized protein C6C3.02c, producing MARRSSGGRSARAPARAPARSAPAPAPVNRAPPPAPVQSSSGGSMLGGIGSTIAQGMAFGTGSAVAHRAVDAIVGPRTIQHETVAAAAPEAAATSSSFSDACGMHSKAFQDCINSSGSDISKCQFYMDMLAECRRSSGLAV from the exons GAAGATCAGCCCGCGCACCAGCTCGTGCTCCAGCACGCAGTGCACCAGCACCAGCGCCAG TCAACCGTGCTCCTCCTCCCGCCCCTGTTCAGAGTAGCAGTGGTGGATCGATGCTTGGAGGCATTGGTTCAACCATAGCCCAAG GTATGGCTTTTGGTACTGGAAGTGCTGTTGCTCACAGGGCTGTGGATGCTATAGTGGGTCCTCGCACAATTCAGCATGAGACAGTTGCTGCTGCGGCTCCTGAAGCCGCTGCCACAAGCAGCTCTTTCTCTGATGCTTGTGGCATGCACTCCAAGGCATTCCAAGAT TGCATTAACAGCTCTGGAAGTGACATCAGCAAGTGCCAGTTCTACATGGATATGCTTGCGGAGTGCAGGAGGAGCTCAGGTCTCGCTGTCTGA
- the LOC110917519 gene encoding gamma-glutamyl peptidase 5, protein MTMRFAVLLCAEDTDYVKKKYGGYLGVFLRMLAEEGELWDVFHVASGNFPDEQQTQLYDGFVITGSCNDAHGDDAWIIELLSLVNKLDSMNKKILGICFGHQILARALGGKVGRALSGWDLGIRTINFSPSTKMFTRSEMPVALSLIECHRDEVHELPSEVEVLAWSDKTRVEVFRYGDHIMGVQGHPEYTKDILLHLIDKLLQRNLIEEPYAVKARANIEEMEPDREPWKELCTNFLKGRLHYEINHNPNMVKDSVINHNPNMVKDSVINRNPNMVKDNEINHNASLVKIM, encoded by the exons ATGACAATGAGATTCGCGGTTCTTTTGTGTGCGGAGGACACTGATTATGTGAAGAAGAAATATGGAGGTTACCTCGGCGTTTTCCTGAGAATGCTAGCCGAGGAAGGGGAGCTTTGGGACGTCTTCCATGTTGCAAGCGGGAACTTTCCTGACGAGCAACAAACCCAACTTTACGACGGTTTTGTGATCACTGGTAGCTGTAATGATGCGCACGGTGATGATGCTTGGATCATTGAGCTTCTCAGTTTGGTCAACAAATTGGATTCGATGAATAAGAAAATTCTTGGCATTTGCTTTGGTCACCAA ATATTGGCTCGCGCCTTGGGAGGTAAAGTCGGCCGAGCTCTTTCAGGATGGGATTTAGGGATCCGGACCATCAACTTCTCACCATCCACAAAGATGTTCACTCGTTCGGAAATGCCAGTTGCACTCTCCTTGATCGAATGCCATCGTGACGAG GTTCATGAACTCCCGTCCGAGGTAGAGGTGTTGGCATGGTCAGATAAGACTCGAGTGGAAGTGTTTAGGTATGGCGATCACATCATGGGCGTCCAAGGTCACCCTGAATACACCAAAGATATTCTTCTACACCTTATCGACAAACTTCTTCAACGCAACCTTATCGAG GAGCCATATGCTGTGAAAGCCAGGGCTAACATTGAGGAGATGGAGCCAGATAGAGAGCCTTGGAAGGAACTGTGCACCAACTTTCTCAAGGGCAGACTACACTATGAGATCAACCATAACCCAAACATGGTTAAAGACAGTGTGATCAACCATAACCCGAACATGGTTAAAGACAGTGTGATCAACCGTAACCCAAACATGGTTAAAGACAATGAGATAAACCATAACGCAAGCCTAGTTAAAATCATGTGA